The following DNA comes from Mucisphaera calidilacus.
GAACGCCGAGGCGCTCGCCATGCTCGCCCGCGAGCGGGTCAACGAGCGCTACCTGCCGGGTGCGCGGCTGCCCGACGAGGTGGAGTTGACGGCCGATCCCGAGGAGGCCCTGGCGGGCTGCGAGCTCATCATCAACGCCATCCCGACGCAGTACATCCGGGCGACGTGGGAGCGGTTCGTGCCGCTGGTGGGGGCGGGTGTGCCGGTGGTTTCGGTCTCGAAGGGGATCGAGCAGCAGACGCTGCTCCGGCCGACGCAGATCGTCCGCGACGTGCTGGGCGACCCGGCCCGCGTGGTGGCGTCGCTGTCGGGCCCGACGGTGGCGGAGGAGCTGGTGCACTGCCTGCCGGCGACGCTCTGCGCCGCTTCGGAGGAGGAGCCGTTCGCCGAGGCGTTGCAGGCGATGTTCTCGACGCACTGGCTGCGCACCTACACCAACACCGACCTGCTCGGCGTCGAGCTGGCGGGCGCCACCAAGAACGTCATCGCACTCGCGGCGGGGGCGATCGACGGCCTGCGCGCCGGGATCAACGCCAAGAGCGCCCTGCTCGCCCGCGGGCTGGCGGAGATCTCCCGCCTCGGCTTGGCCATGGGCGCCCGGCAGGAGACGTTCTTCGGGATCGCGGGCGTCGGCGACCTGGCGACGACCTGCTTCTCGCCTTCGGGGCGCAACCGGACCTGCGGCGAGATGCTCGGTCGGGGCCGGAAACTCGACGAGGTGCTCGAAGCGATCCCCGGCGTGGTCGAGGGCGTGCCGACGACACGCGCGGTCGTGGCGCTGGCTCGGCAGCATGGCGTGGAGATGCCGCTGACGCAGGCGATCCACCGGGTGCTCTTCGAGGGCCTCGACCCGATCGAGGGGATTTCGTCGCTGATGTCCCGCGACCTCAAGGCCGAACGCGTCAACTGAGTTTTTGATGACGATCAGGGGGCGGGCGTGAAGCCGGTGCCGTCGAGGGTGCCCTCCGGCTCGTCGAAGTCGATGCCGCCGTTGACCGTCGTTGCGCCGTTGCTGACCGAGGGCGTGGCGTTCTCGAGTTCGGTGTTGACGAAGGTGTTGCCGGTGCCGCTCAGGTCGACGGTGTTGCCGCTGGCGGTGTCGTAGAAGATGAAGTCGTTGTTGTCGTCGCGGTTGGTGCGGAAGATCGTGTTGTCGAAGCTGACGGTGGCGTTGCCGACGCTCA
Coding sequences within:
- a CDS encoding NAD(P)H-dependent glycerol-3-phosphate dehydrogenase; translated protein: MKTTIIGNGAMATVCALILSPRYPVRMWGPNAEALAMLARERVNERYLPGARLPDEVELTADPEEALAGCELIINAIPTQYIRATWERFVPLVGAGVPVVSVSKGIEQQTLLRPTQIVRDVLGDPARVVASLSGPTVAEELVHCLPATLCAASEEEPFAEALQAMFSTHWLRTYTNTDLLGVELAGATKNVIALAAGAIDGLRAGINAKSALLARGLAEISRLGLAMGARQETFFGIAGVGDLATTCFSPSGRNRTCGEMLGRGRKLDEVLEAIPGVVEGVPTTRAVVALARQHGVEMPLTQAIHRVLFEGLDPIEGISSLMSRDLKAERVN